TCGCGCCCCCCACCGGCCCCCCGGTGTCGCGGGCCGCGTCCCTCCGCGGGGGCTCGCGCAACATCCCGGAAACGCCGACTTAACCTCCCAGGCCTTGCGATGTCGTTGCGCGGGAGGAAATTCTGTTGGTGTAACCACAACACATCGGCCGAAGATAGGGCTCCAGCGCCTGACATGGGAAGGGACGGGCGGAGAAACGAGCCATTGCGCGTTGCTCTAGATGGAACTACATTGCTAGCCAAGCAACCCGTGATCCAGGTCACAGCCTGCTTCGGGGTCGGCCCGGGCCGTCCGGCCCGCTTCCCGCCCCGGATGGAGTTCCACTCCACCTCTCGAAACCATCCTCCCATCCCCACCAAGTCCCGAGCCCCTCTCGAAAGGACCCATCATGAAGCGCATCGGAGTAGACGTCGGCGGCACCTTCACCGACCTGTACTTCTCCGACGACGAGCAGCGCCTCGCCGTCGTGGAGAAGGTCCCCTCCACCCCGCACGATCCCTCCGAGGCGGTCGTCAGCGGGATCGCGAGGCTCTGCGAGAAGGCCGGGGTGGCCCTGTCGGAGATCGACCAGCTCGTCCACGGGACCACGGTCGCCACCAACACCGCGCTGACGCACACCGGTGCGGAGGTCGGCATGATCACCACCGAGGGCTTCCGGGACATCCTCCACATCGCCCGGCACAAGAAGCCCCACAACTTCTCCCTGCAGCAGGACCTGCCCTGGCAGACCAAGCCGCTCGTCAAGCGCCGCCACCGCCTGACCGTGAACGAGCGCATCACCGCCCCGCACGGCGACGTCCTGCGCCCCCTGGACGAGGACGAGGTCCGCGAGCGCGTGCGGGAGCTGAAGGCGGCCGGCGTCGAGGCCATCGCCGTCTGCCTGCTCCACTCCTACCTGAACCCGGTCCACGAGCAGCGGATCGGCGAGATCGTCCGCGAGGAGTTCCCCGAGGCGTTCCTCTCGCTGTCCAGCGACATCGTCCCCCTGTACCGGGAGTACGAGCGGTTCTCCACCACCGCGCTGAACGCCTACGTCGGCCCCCGCGTCTCGGCGTACCTGCACCGGCTCCACGACGAGGTGACGGCCCTCGGCTACCAGCGGGAGATCCTGCTCATGCAGTCCTCCGGTGGCATGGTGCCCATTCGCGAGGCGGCCCGCCGTCCCGTCACGCTGATGATGTCCGGCCCGGTCGGCGGACTGATCGGCGGGGTGTGGGCCGGCAAGCAGTCCGGCTTCGAGAACGTGGTGACCCTGGACATCGGCGGCACGTCCGCGGACATCGGCGTCGCCTACCAGGGCGACCTGCGCATGCGCCACCTGCTGGACACCAAGATCGGGGACCACCAGGCCATGGTGCCCATGGTGGACATCGACACCATCGGCGCCGGCGGCGGGTCCATCGCGTACGTGGACGCCGGCGGGGTCTTCCGCGTCGGCCCCCAGTCCGCCGGCGCCGTCCCCGGCCCGGTCTGCTACGGCCGCGGCGGGACCGAGCCGACGTCGACCGACGCCCAGGTGCTGCTCGGCCGCATGCGCCCGGACCGGGTCCTCGCCGGCTCCGGACTGGACATGGACCTCGAGGGAGCGCGCGCGGCCATGCAGGGCCTCGCGGACCAGCTGGGCATGTCCGTGGAGGAGGCGGCGCTGGGCGCCCTGCAGATCCAGAAGTTCGGCATGACCCAGGCGATCGAGCAGAACTCGGTGCGGCGGGGCTACGACCCCCGCGACTTCACCCTCGTCGCCGCCGGCGGCGCGGGGGCGCTCTTCGCCTGCGAGATCGCGGCCGAGCTCGAGGTCCCGCACGTGCTGATCCCCGCCCACCCCGGCATCATCGCGGCCACCGGCCTGCTGGCCACCGACGAGAAGTACGAGTTCGTGGCCACCAGCCGCTTCCGGTTCGCCGACGCCGACCCGGCCGTCATCCAGGCCTCCTTCGAGCAGCTCGAGCGCGAGGCGAACGCCCAGCTCGACGCCGAGGGCGTGCCGGCCGGGCGGCGCCGGCTGGACTGGCTGGCCGACGCCCGCTATGAGGGACAGGGCTACGAGATCCGCTTCGACGTGCCGGAGGGCCCGGTGACCACGGCCTGGCTGGACCAGGCCGAGGCCGCCTTCCACGACGCCCACTTCGAGGAGTACGGCCACCGCTTCAAGGACGGCGCCGTGGAGGTCATCAACATCCGCGTCGAGGCCCGCGCCGTGATGGACGAGCTCCCGACGCCGGAGGCCACCCAGTCCGGCAGCCTCGAGTCGGCCCTCGTCGAGACCCGGCCGGTGACCTTCGACGTGGACGGCAAGCCGACCACCGTGGACACCGGCTTCTACGACCGGGAGAGGATGGGCGTGGGCACCACCTTCGTGGGACCGGCGGTGATCGAGCAGTACGACTCCACCGTCGTGGTGCCGCCGGCCTTCAGCGGCCGGGTGGACGAGGCCGGCAACCTGGTCATCGCCTGCCCGGTGGCCACGGAGACCGCCGAGAAGCTCGCCACGCCGATCCTCATGCGCGTGATCGGCGGCGCCCTGAACTCCGCGGCCAAGGAGATGGCCTCGGTCCTGTTCCGGATGGCGTACTCCTCGATCATCCGCGAGTCCGAGGACCTCGGGGCCGGCCTGTTCGACAAGGACGGCAACGTCCTGGCAGAGTCCGACTCCACGCCGATGTTCATGGGGTCCATGCCGAAGATCGTCAAGGGGGTCATCTCGGTCCTCGGGGACGACATCCACGAGGGCGACGTCATCCTGCACAACGACCCCTACCTCGGGGCCACCCACTCCCCGGACGTGGCGATCATCGAGCCGATCTTCCACGACGGTGAGCTCGTCGGGTTCGCCGGGGCCTCGGGCCAGCTCATCGACAACGGCGGGGCCTTCTCCGGTCTCATGGTGGACATCCAGGACGTCCAGTCCGAGGGCACCATCTTCCGGGCCGTGAAGGTCTACGAGAAGGGCGTCCGGCAGGAGTCCCTGATCCGGCACATCCTCCACAACACCCGGACGCCCACCTCGAACGAGGGCGACTTCCAGGCGATGATCGCCGCCTGCGAGCTCGCCAAGTCGCGGTACCTGGCCCTCGTGGAGCGCTACGGCCGGGACGCGGTCCGCGACGCCGGACAGAGCTGGATCGACTACTCGGAGCGGATGCTGCGGCAGGAGATCGCGAAGATCCCGGACGGCGTCTACGAGACCGAGGTGGGCTACCTGGACGACGACGGCCGCAACTACGGCAAGAAGCTGCCGATCGCCGTGAAGGTGATCGTGGAGGGCGACGAGATCACCTACGACCTCACCGGCTCCTCCGAGCAGGTCCCGACCGCGTACAACTGCGCGTTCGAGGGCACCACCGTCTCGGCGTTCACGTTCATCACGCGCATGATGTTCCTGGACGAGGTCGCCTTCCCGGTCTTCGTGCCGCAGAACGAGGGCATGCTCAAGCCGCTGAAGGTGATCGCCCCCGAGGGCACGATCTTCAACCCGAAGTACCCGGCCGCCACGTTCTCCCGGTTCTCCCAGGTCCAGCGGGCCGTGGACCTGGCCCTGCGGGCCCTGGCCCCGGTCATCCCGGACCGGGTCACCGCGGGCAACTCCGCCCACATCCACTTCATGTCCTACTCCGGGTGGGACGAGGCGCAGGGCGAG
This genomic window from Citricoccus sp. SGAir0253 contains:
- a CDS encoding hydantoinase B/oxoprolinase family protein, coding for MKRIGVDVGGTFTDLYFSDDEQRLAVVEKVPSTPHDPSEAVVSGIARLCEKAGVALSEIDQLVHGTTVATNTALTHTGAEVGMITTEGFRDILHIARHKKPHNFSLQQDLPWQTKPLVKRRHRLTVNERITAPHGDVLRPLDEDEVRERVRELKAAGVEAIAVCLLHSYLNPVHEQRIGEIVREEFPEAFLSLSSDIVPLYREYERFSTTALNAYVGPRVSAYLHRLHDEVTALGYQREILLMQSSGGMVPIREAARRPVTLMMSGPVGGLIGGVWAGKQSGFENVVTLDIGGTSADIGVAYQGDLRMRHLLDTKIGDHQAMVPMVDIDTIGAGGGSIAYVDAGGVFRVGPQSAGAVPGPVCYGRGGTEPTSTDAQVLLGRMRPDRVLAGSGLDMDLEGARAAMQGLADQLGMSVEEAALGALQIQKFGMTQAIEQNSVRRGYDPRDFTLVAAGGAGALFACEIAAELEVPHVLIPAHPGIIAATGLLATDEKYEFVATSRFRFADADPAVIQASFEQLEREANAQLDAEGVPAGRRRLDWLADARYEGQGYEIRFDVPEGPVTTAWLDQAEAAFHDAHFEEYGHRFKDGAVEVINIRVEARAVMDELPTPEATQSGSLESALVETRPVTFDVDGKPTTVDTGFYDRERMGVGTTFVGPAVIEQYDSTVVVPPAFSGRVDEAGNLVIACPVATETAEKLATPILMRVIGGALNSAAKEMASVLFRMAYSSIIRESEDLGAGLFDKDGNVLAESDSTPMFMGSMPKIVKGVISVLGDDIHEGDVILHNDPYLGATHSPDVAIIEPIFHDGELVGFAGASGQLIDNGGAFSGLMVDIQDVQSEGTIFRAVKVYEKGVRQESLIRHILHNTRTPTSNEGDFQAMIAACELAKSRYLALVERYGRDAVRDAGQSWIDYSERMLRQEIAKIPDGVYETEVGYLDDDGRNYGKKLPIAVKVIVEGDEITYDLTGSSEQVPTAYNCAFEGTTVSAFTFITRMMFLDEVAFPVFVPQNEGMLKPLKVIAPEGTIFNPKYPAATFSRFSQVQRAVDLALRALAPVIPDRVTAGNSAHIHFMSYSGWDEAQGEYWVYLEVNEGSYGARATSDGPDSVDNLIANTRNNPIEELEWRFPMRTDRYELRSEPAAAGEYRGGIGIVRENTFLTDTVVTCEGERHDSDAPWGAYGGHDGLNASLVKNPGREGEESWPSKVTGRQIQAGDSLQITVPSGGGFGDPLKRDPLRVLEDVLDGFTTAEAATRDYGVVLKEVDGRLTVDLTATAQQRERRGAELSTVS